A stretch of Myxococcus hansupus DNA encodes these proteins:
- a CDS encoding efflux RND transporter periplasmic adaptor subunit yields the protein MSNLPRRIFFSSVFTLALACQAEKPPAPPPAAKVSGHVAESSLATVTLHPDAEKRLDLQVRPVARRSAARRHILGGEVVVPSGNALLVTAPVAGVVAAAGNEGALRPGAAVKRGDLLLRLVPLAMVDRDLRAQAQRAVDAARAREVAASARLARTERLLKDGAGTERSVEESRADHAVAQAELQAAQSRLDMVGRSPLEADVSMLVRAPRDGVLRQVAVAPGQSIAAGAPLFEVVGISANWVRVPLFVDEALRLKADAQVRVHALLTGRDEGVDALPVSGPPTADPLAATVDVFYELPANARFAPGQRVGVSLTLGDPAEVLSVPASSVVYDALGGAWLYVRKQEHVYVRSRVDVLRQEGTELLLARGPAVGTQVVVAGAAELFGTEFGAGH from the coding sequence ATGAGTAACCTCCCACGCCGCATCTTCTTCTCCAGCGTCTTCACCCTCGCCCTGGCATGTCAGGCCGAGAAACCTCCCGCGCCGCCTCCCGCCGCGAAGGTGAGCGGGCACGTGGCCGAATCGTCCCTGGCGACGGTGACGCTGCACCCGGATGCGGAGAAGCGCTTGGACTTGCAGGTGCGGCCCGTGGCCAGGCGGAGCGCCGCGCGCCGGCACATCCTGGGCGGCGAGGTGGTGGTGCCGTCTGGCAATGCCTTGCTGGTGACGGCGCCCGTGGCGGGCGTGGTCGCCGCCGCAGGCAATGAAGGCGCCTTGCGGCCCGGCGCCGCCGTGAAGCGAGGGGACCTGCTGCTGCGGCTGGTGCCGCTGGCGATGGTGGACCGGGACTTGCGCGCCCAGGCGCAGCGGGCGGTGGACGCCGCACGCGCTCGCGAGGTGGCGGCTTCGGCACGGCTCGCCCGCACCGAGCGGCTGCTGAAGGATGGGGCGGGCACGGAGCGCTCCGTCGAGGAATCGCGCGCGGACCACGCCGTCGCGCAGGCCGAGCTTCAGGCCGCGCAGTCCCGGTTGGACATGGTGGGCCGTTCGCCCCTGGAGGCCGACGTCAGCATGTTGGTGCGCGCGCCGCGCGACGGGGTGCTGCGGCAGGTGGCGGTGGCGCCCGGACAGTCCATTGCCGCGGGGGCGCCGCTGTTCGAGGTGGTGGGCATCAGCGCCAACTGGGTGCGGGTGCCGCTCTTCGTCGACGAGGCGCTGCGCTTGAAGGCCGACGCGCAGGTGCGTGTGCACGCGCTCCTGACGGGACGCGACGAAGGCGTGGACGCCCTGCCGGTCTCCGGACCGCCCACGGCGGACCCGCTGGCGGCCACGGTGGATGTCTTCTACGAGCTGCCCGCGAACGCGCGCTTCGCGCCGGGCCAGCGCGTGGGGGTGTCGCTGACGTTGGGGGACCCGGCGGAGGTCCTCTCCGTGCCCGCGTCCTCCGTCGTCTACGACGCACTGGGCGGTGCATGGCTCTACGTGCGCAAGCAGGAGCACGTCTACGTCCGCAGCCGCGTCGATGTGCTGCGCCAGGAGGGCACGGAGTTGCTGCTCGCGCGGGGCCCCGCCGTGGGGACGCAAGTCGTGGTGGCGGGGGCCGCGGAGTTGTTTGGCACGGAATTCGGCGCAGGCCACTGA
- a CDS encoding efflux RND transporter permease subunit, producing the protein MRNLIAACLNFRLVPIAASVLLLILGYTSLRQMPVDVFPEFAPPLVEIQTEVPGLSSLEVEQLVTTPLENALAGVPALQTLRSKSVLGLSSVVLIFERGSDLFRARQLVQERLARIAPTLPVAARPPVMLSPVSATSRVLKVGLRSDTLDRMALSDMARWTIRPRLMGIPGVANVAIWGQRDRQYQVKVDPERLRAANVSLDDVLRVARDASVPTTGGFVDTPNQRLAVSLLSAASLEALKEVPVAFRNGASIRLADVATVEEGHPPPIGEGIVDDTAGILLIVEKQPWGNTLEVTEQVESMLEQLRPALEGVTIVPGIFRPATFIETALGNLQHAVVLGCVMVIVVLFAFLQNWRTAAISIVAIPLSLVGAIVALRMVGATIDTMVLAGLVLALGEVVDDAIIDVENVQRRLEENRALGSPRSMFQVVLDASMEVRSAVVYATVIVILVFLPVFFLEGVSGAFFRPLAVAYVLSVGASMVVALTLTPVLCMLFLTRKETHAPRLGGWMRDRVGPWVAWVLDRPKMALRSVVAVLVAGFALAALLGEGFLPHFQESDFLMHWVAKPGTSGDAVLRTALRASEELRAIPGVKHFGAHIGRAEVADEVVGPNFAELWISLDGVDDYAATVRHINEVVEGYPGLYRDVQTYLQERIKEVLSGASGSIVVRAYGPDLDALRSKAGELEAKLRTIPGVVNLKVEPQVLVPQLQVRLSPEAGRRLGLTPGDVQRAVATLLQGTKVGEVYIDERTIDVVVWGDDALRQDVAAVKDLRLMSASGAPVRLGDVASVEMASVPNIVQHEGASRRLDITCDPSGRALGAVVSDIQAVVSGMDWPAGHYAEVLGEYAERQAARTRLFVLSLLAVLGIAMVLYLDFQSPRLVAFTLGTLPFALVGGLVGVLMTGGVVSLGSLVGFVTVLGVAARNGILLVSHYRHLEEVEGVPFGRELVLQGTLERLQPMAMTTLTTALALLPLVAGGLKPGQEIEHPMAVVILGGLFSSAVLNVLLVPSLYLRFGRGSRPRDVDAARPEAPEVTAQGTTYSTGR; encoded by the coding sequence ATGCGCAATCTCATCGCCGCCTGCCTGAACTTCAGGCTGGTCCCCATCGCCGCCTCGGTGCTGCTGCTCATCCTGGGCTACACGAGCCTCCGCCAGATGCCGGTGGACGTCTTCCCGGAGTTCGCGCCGCCGCTGGTGGAAATCCAGACGGAGGTGCCCGGCCTCTCCAGCCTGGAGGTGGAGCAGCTCGTCACCACGCCCCTGGAGAACGCGCTCGCGGGGGTGCCCGCCCTCCAGACGCTCCGCTCCAAGTCGGTGCTGGGGTTGTCCTCCGTCGTGCTCATCTTCGAGCGGGGCTCGGACCTCTTCCGGGCCCGGCAGTTGGTGCAGGAGCGGCTGGCCCGCATCGCACCCACGTTGCCCGTGGCGGCCCGGCCGCCCGTGATGCTCTCACCGGTGTCCGCAACCAGCCGCGTGCTCAAGGTGGGCCTGCGGTCCGACACGCTCGACCGGATGGCGCTGTCGGACATGGCGCGGTGGACGATTCGTCCCCGGTTGATGGGCATCCCCGGCGTGGCGAACGTCGCCATTTGGGGACAGCGGGACCGTCAGTATCAGGTGAAGGTGGACCCCGAGCGGCTGCGCGCCGCCAACGTCTCGTTGGATGACGTGCTCCGCGTGGCGCGAGACGCGAGCGTGCCCACGACGGGTGGCTTCGTGGACACGCCCAATCAACGGCTGGCTGTCAGCTTGTTGAGCGCGGCGTCCCTGGAGGCGTTGAAGGAAGTCCCAGTGGCCTTCCGCAACGGCGCGTCCATCCGGCTCGCGGACGTGGCCACGGTGGAGGAGGGGCACCCGCCGCCCATTGGCGAAGGCATCGTCGACGACACGGCGGGCATCCTGCTCATCGTGGAGAAGCAGCCCTGGGGCAACACGCTGGAAGTCACCGAGCAGGTGGAGTCGATGCTCGAACAGCTCCGGCCCGCGCTGGAGGGCGTCACCATCGTCCCCGGCATCTTCCGGCCCGCCACCTTCATCGAGACCGCGCTGGGCAACCTCCAGCACGCGGTGGTGCTGGGCTGCGTGATGGTCATCGTCGTGTTGTTCGCCTTCCTCCAGAACTGGCGCACGGCGGCCATCAGCATCGTCGCCATTCCGCTGTCCCTGGTGGGCGCCATCGTCGCGCTGCGCATGGTGGGGGCCACCATCGACACCATGGTGCTCGCGGGCCTGGTGCTCGCGCTGGGCGAGGTGGTGGACGACGCCATCATCGACGTGGAGAACGTGCAGCGGCGCCTGGAGGAGAACCGCGCGCTGGGCAGTCCACGCTCCATGTTCCAGGTGGTGCTGGATGCCTCGATGGAGGTGCGCAGCGCCGTCGTCTACGCCACGGTGATTGTCATCCTCGTCTTCCTCCCCGTGTTCTTCCTGGAGGGCGTGAGCGGCGCCTTCTTCCGGCCGCTCGCGGTGGCGTACGTGCTCTCGGTGGGCGCGTCCATGGTGGTGGCGCTCACCTTGACGCCCGTGCTCTGCATGCTGTTCCTGACGCGCAAGGAGACGCATGCGCCCCGGCTGGGAGGCTGGATGCGCGACCGCGTCGGGCCGTGGGTGGCCTGGGTGCTGGACCGCCCGAAGATGGCGCTGCGGAGCGTCGTCGCCGTGCTCGTGGCGGGCTTCGCGTTGGCCGCGCTCCTGGGAGAGGGCTTCCTGCCCCACTTCCAGGAGTCGGACTTCCTCATGCATTGGGTGGCCAAGCCTGGCACGTCGGGAGACGCGGTCCTGCGCACGGCGCTGCGAGCCAGTGAGGAGCTGAGGGCCATTCCGGGCGTGAAGCACTTCGGCGCGCACATTGGCCGCGCGGAGGTGGCGGACGAGGTGGTGGGGCCGAACTTCGCGGAGCTGTGGATCAGCCTGGACGGCGTGGATGACTACGCCGCCACGGTGCGGCACATCAACGAGGTGGTGGAGGGCTACCCCGGCCTCTATCGCGATGTGCAGACGTACCTTCAGGAGCGCATCAAGGAGGTCTTGAGTGGCGCGAGCGGCTCCATCGTGGTGCGCGCCTACGGCCCTGACCTGGACGCGCTCCGGTCCAAGGCGGGGGAGCTGGAGGCGAAGCTCCGGACGATTCCCGGCGTGGTGAACCTCAAGGTGGAGCCCCAGGTGCTGGTGCCGCAGCTTCAGGTGCGGTTGAGCCCGGAGGCGGGCCGGCGCTTGGGGCTGACCCCCGGCGACGTGCAGCGCGCGGTGGCCACGCTGTTGCAGGGCACCAAGGTGGGGGAAGTCTACATCGACGAGCGCACCATCGACGTCGTCGTCTGGGGCGACGACGCCCTCCGCCAGGACGTCGCCGCGGTGAAGGACCTGCGCCTGATGTCCGCCTCGGGGGCTCCGGTCCGGTTGGGTGACGTGGCGAGCGTGGAGATGGCCTCCGTGCCCAACATCGTCCAGCACGAGGGCGCTTCCCGGCGGCTCGACATCACCTGCGACCCGAGCGGCCGTGCGCTGGGCGCGGTGGTCAGCGACATCCAGGCCGTGGTGTCTGGAATGGACTGGCCCGCGGGGCACTACGCGGAGGTCCTGGGGGAGTACGCCGAGCGGCAGGCGGCGCGCACCCGGCTGTTCGTGCTCTCCTTGCTCGCGGTGTTGGGCATCGCCATGGTGCTGTATCTGGACTTCCAGTCGCCCCGGCTGGTGGCCTTCACGTTGGGGACGCTGCCCTTCGCGCTCGTGGGCGGGCTGGTGGGGGTCCTGATGACGGGCGGAGTGGTGTCATTGGGCTCGCTGGTGGGCTTCGTCACCGTGCTGGGCGTGGCCGCGCGCAACGGCATCCTGCTGGTCAGCCACTACCGTCACCTGGAGGAAGTGGAAGGCGTGCCGTTCGGAAGGGAGCTGGTGCTCCAGGGGACGCTGGAGCGGCTCCAGCCCATGGCGATGACGACACTGACCACGGCGCTGGCGCTGTTGCCGCTCGTCGCCGGAGGGCTCAAGCCGGGGCAGGAAATCGAGCACCCCATGGCCGTGGTCATCCTTGGAGGCCTGTTCTCCTCCGCCGTGCTGAACGTGTTGCTCGTCCCCTCGCTGTATCTTCGTTTCGGGCGGGGCTCCCGGCCTCGTGACGTGGACGCGGCGCGGCCCGAGGCGCCGGAGGTGACGGCTCAGGGCACCACGTATTCGACGGGCCGGTAG
- a CDS encoding response regulator transcription factor, which yields MHVLVVDDHQELRALVTQALERDGHLVRQAADVEQARQAVIEEPDVIVLDVGLPDGSGLSLCRELRRDGIHIPILILTAHNRVNERVEGLDAGADDFLGKPFAIAELRARVRALGRRREKTSTVRVDLGDVVLDFGKREALRSGQAVPVTPREWAILETLASRGERVVSRDTLLESIWGEATTGAASSLEVLIGRIRRKLGDDVVITLRGEGYRLGSN from the coding sequence ATGCACGTCCTTGTCGTCGACGACCATCAAGAACTCCGAGCCCTCGTTACCCAGGCGCTCGAACGCGACGGCCACCTCGTCCGCCAGGCCGCGGACGTGGAGCAGGCCCGGCAGGCCGTCATCGAGGAGCCGGACGTCATCGTGCTCGACGTGGGCCTCCCCGACGGCTCCGGCCTGTCGCTCTGCCGTGAGCTGCGACGGGACGGCATCCACATCCCCATCCTCATCCTCACCGCGCACAACCGCGTGAATGAACGGGTGGAAGGACTGGATGCGGGCGCGGATGACTTCCTGGGCAAGCCCTTCGCCATCGCGGAGCTGCGGGCCCGCGTGCGCGCGCTGGGACGCAGGCGGGAGAAGACGAGCACCGTCCGGGTCGACCTGGGAGACGTGGTGCTCGACTTCGGCAAACGCGAGGCGCTGCGTTCGGGGCAGGCCGTGCCCGTCACGCCGCGCGAGTGGGCCATCCTGGAGACGCTGGCTTCGCGCGGCGAGCGCGTGGTGAGCCGGGACACCTTGCTGGAGTCCATCTGGGGCGAGGCCACCACGGGGGCCGCCAGCAGCCTGGAGGTCCTCATCGGGCGCATCCGGCGGAAGCTCGGCGACGACGTCGTCATCACCCTGCGCGGCGAGGGATACCGGCTTGGAAGCAACTAA
- a CDS encoding inorganic diphosphatase: MVTDLTRLPLRGKQGAFHVIVESPRGSTVKLKYDTAMKAFTLSRPLTRGLRYPFDWGFIPSTQGPDGDPLDAMVYWDDETWPGVVLPCRALGVLQVEQKEKGGGRERNDRILAVPITPSRAGHLTDIHQLPQREREELEHFFLTAVHFEDKDARILGWEGPEAVERMLRQHARTEE; encoded by the coding sequence ATGGTGACGGACCTCACCCGGCTGCCCCTGCGAGGGAAACAAGGCGCCTTTCACGTCATCGTCGAGTCTCCCCGTGGGTCCACGGTGAAGCTCAAGTACGACACGGCGATGAAGGCCTTCACCCTCTCCCGGCCGCTGACGCGGGGCCTGCGTTATCCCTTCGACTGGGGCTTCATCCCCTCCACGCAAGGCCCGGATGGGGACCCGCTGGACGCCATGGTGTACTGGGACGACGAGACGTGGCCGGGCGTCGTTCTGCCCTGCCGTGCGCTCGGCGTGCTCCAGGTGGAGCAGAAGGAGAAGGGCGGCGGCCGCGAGCGCAATGACCGCATCCTCGCCGTGCCCATCACGCCGTCCCGCGCGGGACACCTGACGGACATCCATCAGCTTCCCCAGCGCGAGCGGGAGGAACTGGAGCACTTCTTCCTCACCGCCGTGCACTTCGAGGACAAGGACGCACGCATCCTCGGCTGGGAGGGGCCCGAGGCTGTCGAACGCATGCTCCGACAACACGCACGCACGGAGGAATGA
- a CDS encoding CHAD domain-containing protein has product MAQPTPIRGLGPDSRLGDAARRILAGRLADVRKPEAGFQEAVDDESVHDMRVATRRLRAALKIFGSLGGMKKLERDVKRIQDALGDVRDVHVQSAWLEGIAKKASKKPQVRAGIQSLRKKRLSELEDHEGRLHVELERWVDKTVPRLLRKLDGLEDPHRFAGRRVRDSLRQRLKRVQKRIDTYIDAADAASAHELRKELKRLRYELEIFQPAFRRTLDALLEVLIPLQDGLGELHDADVRLELFERLAAESAPRERKSARALLPIVRDERTKRAAEIAREVQRWRTEEIPKRLRRMLT; this is encoded by the coding sequence ATGGCTCAACCCACGCCCATCCGGGGGCTCGGCCCCGACAGCCGTTTGGGAGACGCCGCGCGCCGCATCCTCGCGGGTCGACTCGCGGACGTTCGCAAGCCAGAGGCCGGCTTCCAGGAAGCCGTGGATGACGAGTCCGTCCACGACATGCGCGTGGCCACGCGGCGCCTGCGCGCGGCCCTGAAAATCTTCGGCTCCCTGGGCGGCATGAAGAAGCTGGAGCGCGACGTGAAGCGCATCCAGGACGCGCTCGGCGACGTGCGGGACGTGCACGTCCAATCCGCGTGGCTGGAGGGCATCGCCAAGAAGGCGAGCAAGAAGCCCCAGGTGCGCGCCGGCATCCAGTCGCTGCGCAAGAAGCGGCTGTCCGAGCTGGAGGACCACGAGGGCCGCCTCCACGTGGAGCTGGAGCGCTGGGTGGACAAGACGGTGCCCCGGCTGCTGCGCAAGCTGGACGGGCTCGAGGACCCGCACCGCTTCGCGGGCCGCCGCGTCCGGGACAGCCTGCGCCAACGCTTGAAGCGGGTGCAGAAGCGCATCGACACCTATATCGACGCGGCGGACGCGGCCTCGGCCCACGAGCTGCGCAAGGAGCTGAAGCGGCTCCGCTACGAGTTGGAAATCTTCCAGCCCGCCTTCCGCCGCACGCTGGACGCGCTGCTGGAGGTGCTCATCCCGCTCCAGGACGGCTTGGGGGAGCTGCATGACGCGGACGTGCGGCTGGAGCTCTTCGAACGGCTGGCCGCCGAGTCCGCGCCTCGCGAGCGCAAGTCCGCTCGCGCGCTGCTACCCATCGTCCGGGACGAGCGCACGAAACGCGCGGCGGAGATTGCCCGCGAAGTGCAGCGCTGGCGCACCGAGGAGATTCCCAAACGGCTGCGGCGCATGCTGACGTAA
- a CDS encoding TolC family protein, translated as MAALACLMAMSGCASSPYDRAWVSKELASLAAPLGPEGAEVASLPPGTPETQLLDERTAVSIALWNSAALQSDMAQLGVSRADLAEAGALPNPTFSLLLPVGPRTLETSLLAPLFALWQRPSRVAAAKLQVEQVARGLVQNGLDLARDVRIAHTEWVLSEERREARDELSTLWGRTAELVEARFAAGDASQMEVAALRAEAQTAVDSARRARTDVVLARERLRLLMGVVQSPLFAEAQPRVEPWDERPLRPVDDLISLAQAARPDVRAAELGIEVAGGRLGWEKSRILQLFARLDTKPSTSASGAPQALWVPGVQLDVPIFNWNPGGIGRSEAELLRASARYVLLRQQVSNEVLMARAQVLQAAGSLEAFQSDILPAFTAASEGAQKAFDAGDLPYLQVLDALRRLADARLRALDIEADLRRALAQLDRSLGKQGVAHE; from the coding sequence GTGGCCGCGCTCGCTTGCCTGATGGCGATGTCGGGCTGTGCCAGCTCCCCGTACGACCGGGCGTGGGTCTCGAAAGAACTCGCTTCGCTCGCCGCGCCCTTGGGACCGGAGGGGGCTGAGGTCGCCTCGCTGCCTCCTGGCACGCCGGAGACGCAGTTGCTGGATGAACGGACGGCGGTGTCCATCGCGCTCTGGAACAGCGCCGCGCTCCAGTCGGACATGGCGCAGTTGGGCGTGTCTCGCGCGGACCTCGCCGAAGCGGGGGCGCTCCCCAATCCCACCTTCTCGCTGCTGCTGCCGGTGGGGCCTCGGACGCTGGAGACCTCGTTGCTGGCGCCGCTCTTCGCGCTGTGGCAGCGCCCGTCGCGCGTCGCCGCGGCGAAGCTCCAGGTGGAGCAGGTCGCTCGCGGGTTGGTGCAGAACGGCTTGGACCTCGCGCGCGATGTCCGCATCGCTCACACCGAATGGGTGCTCTCGGAAGAGCGGCGCGAGGCCCGTGATGAGCTGTCCACGTTGTGGGGCCGCACGGCCGAGCTGGTCGAAGCCCGCTTCGCGGCGGGTGATGCCAGTCAGATGGAAGTCGCCGCGCTGCGTGCCGAGGCGCAGACGGCGGTGGACAGCGCCCGCCGCGCGAGGACGGATGTGGTGCTGGCCCGCGAGCGGCTGCGGCTGCTGATGGGCGTGGTCCAGAGTCCGTTGTTCGCGGAGGCACAGCCGCGCGTGGAGCCGTGGGACGAGCGTCCCCTGCGCCCGGTCGACGACCTCATTTCCTTGGCCCAGGCAGCGCGGCCCGATGTCCGCGCGGCGGAGCTGGGTATCGAGGTGGCGGGAGGGCGGCTGGGCTGGGAGAAGTCGCGCATCCTCCAGCTCTTCGCGCGGCTGGACACCAAGCCGTCGACGTCCGCGAGCGGGGCCCCTCAGGCGCTCTGGGTTCCCGGCGTGCAGCTCGACGTCCCCATCTTCAACTGGAACCCGGGAGGCATTGGCCGTTCGGAGGCGGAGCTGCTGCGCGCCTCCGCCCGCTATGTGTTGCTGCGTCAGCAGGTGTCGAACGAGGTGTTGATGGCCCGGGCGCAGGTGCTCCAGGCCGCCGGCTCCCTCGAAGCCTTTCAGTCAGACATTCTTCCGGCATTCACCGCCGCGAGCGAGGGCGCGCAGAAGGCCTTCGACGCGGGGGATTTGCCCTACCTCCAAGTGCTGGATGCCCTTCGGCGTCTGGCGGACGCGCGGCTCCGCGCCCTCGATATCGAGGCGGACCTGCGTCGTGCACTCGCTCAGCTCGACCGCAGCTTGGGCAAACAAGGAGTCGCCCATGAGTAA
- a CDS encoding sensor histidine kinase — protein MEATNPSRPRDTLVRRLSRAMLGLALVSSALTAGATGLLAYQMLLTAEDRRLTDFAVDLVEEVAGLEDARAREEAIAEQEELRAFGVRISLFDGDTLLGGEPSIPPVSGCEWGRAPGEEHVRRCGVAAHGRLAVAEEVLESIPRIRTWLPLAVLLTSVGAALMSLVLSRRVARWAARPLTELGESLARIQPGADIPEPLHAEARYEEVNTVRAALVDLLGRLRAALEQSRRFSANAAHELRTPLATLRAELELESENPQPPATAAALARMHRTVTSLGTLVDRLLVLAEGTEGTLAPVETLSLADIVEDVVRALPEDARGRVDTDLQAPGLMQGDSQLLRQLVDNGVENALKFSGSGRVTVLLRETEGTTLLDILDEGPGIAREDSERVFEPFYRTPSARAGKPGNGIGLSLVALVARAHGAHAGFLPTSKGAHLRLTFPATRPDALAKD, from the coding sequence TTGGAAGCAACTAATCCCTCACGTCCCCGCGACACGCTGGTGCGGAGGCTCTCCCGCGCCATGCTGGGGCTGGCGCTCGTCAGCAGCGCGCTCACGGCCGGTGCCACCGGGCTGCTCGCCTACCAGATGCTGCTCACCGCCGAGGACCGGCGACTGACCGACTTCGCGGTGGACCTGGTCGAGGAAGTCGCGGGACTGGAAGACGCCCGGGCCCGCGAGGAGGCCATCGCCGAGCAGGAGGAGCTGCGGGCGTTTGGCGTCCGCATCAGCTTGTTCGATGGAGACACGCTCCTGGGCGGCGAGCCGAGCATTCCTCCCGTGTCCGGCTGTGAATGGGGCCGTGCTCCGGGCGAGGAGCACGTGCGGCGCTGTGGCGTCGCGGCCCATGGGCGGCTCGCCGTGGCGGAAGAGGTGCTCGAAAGCATCCCGCGCATCCGGACCTGGCTGCCCCTGGCCGTGCTGCTCACCTCCGTGGGCGCCGCGCTCATGAGCCTCGTGCTGAGCCGCCGCGTGGCGCGGTGGGCCGCGCGTCCGCTCACCGAGCTGGGTGAATCCCTGGCCCGAATTCAACCCGGGGCGGACATCCCCGAGCCGCTGCACGCCGAGGCCCGCTACGAAGAGGTGAACACCGTCCGCGCCGCGCTGGTGGATCTGCTCGGGCGCCTCCGCGCCGCGCTGGAGCAATCACGCCGCTTCTCGGCCAACGCCGCCCATGAGCTGCGCACGCCCCTGGCCACCCTCCGGGCCGAGTTGGAGCTCGAGTCCGAGAACCCCCAGCCTCCCGCGACGGCCGCCGCGCTCGCGCGGATGCACCGGACGGTGACGTCTCTGGGCACCCTCGTGGACCGGCTGCTGGTGCTCGCGGAAGGGACGGAGGGCACGTTGGCGCCCGTGGAGACCCTGAGCCTCGCGGACATCGTCGAGGATGTCGTGCGGGCCTTGCCGGAGGATGCACGCGGACGCGTCGACACCGACCTGCAGGCACCCGGACTCATGCAGGGTGACAGCCAGTTGCTGCGACAGCTCGTCGACAACGGGGTGGAGAACGCCCTCAAGTTCTCCGGGAGTGGCCGCGTCACCGTCCTCCTGCGGGAGACGGAAGGAACGACGCTCCTGGACATCCTGGACGAGGGACCGGGCATCGCACGCGAGGACTCGGAGCGCGTCTTCGAGCCGTTCTACCGCACGCCCTCGGCACGCGCCGGAAAGCCCGGGAATGGCATCGGATTGTCCCTGGTCGCCCTGGTGGCACGGGCCCACGGCGCGCACGCGGGATTTCTGCCCACGTCGAAGGGCGCGCACCTGCGGCTGACCTTCCCCGCGACACGGCCGGACGCGCTCGCCAAGGACTGA
- a CDS encoding DUF2490 domain-containing protein, with protein sequence MRSEKWLPLIGLLLVVIPFRSVEAGRPVRAEAQLWYTVTAQGGIGDTFLYYLEAQPRFGKDDARAIFRSAAGVRMSHNMSLWLGQGWIPLWVWDGDPAQRQGESRLFQQYLYSPKLGSLRGTVRARLEQRFLPGTTEISHRARVMLRGAHSVAAEGRLSLIVWDEVFYHLNSVERGPSAGFDMNRVFVGAGWKYGEHSSVEVGYLNVFTRRPYAETEQLIHTLAVTMPFNYM encoded by the coding sequence ATGCGCTCGGAGAAGTGGCTTCCCCTCATCGGCCTGCTGCTCGTCGTCATCCCCTTTCGCTCCGTGGAGGCGGGCCGGCCCGTCCGAGCAGAAGCCCAGCTCTGGTACACCGTCACGGCGCAGGGCGGCATTGGCGACACGTTCCTCTATTACCTGGAGGCGCAGCCGCGCTTCGGCAAGGACGACGCGCGCGCCATCTTCCGGTCGGCGGCGGGCGTGCGGATGTCCCACAACATGTCCCTGTGGCTGGGGCAGGGCTGGATTCCGCTCTGGGTTTGGGACGGAGACCCGGCCCAGCGTCAGGGGGAGAGCCGCCTCTTCCAGCAATACCTCTACTCCCCCAAGCTGGGCTCCCTGCGCGGGACGGTGCGGGCGCGCCTGGAGCAGCGCTTCCTGCCTGGGACGACGGAAATCTCCCACCGCGCGCGTGTCATGCTCCGCGGGGCCCACTCCGTGGCGGCCGAGGGTCGTCTGTCATTGATTGTCTGGGATGAGGTCTTCTACCACCTCAACTCGGTGGAGCGTGGCCCCAGCGCGGGCTTCGACATGAACCGCGTGTTCGTGGGGGCGGGGTGGAAGTACGGGGAGCACTCCTCCGTGGAGGTGGGCTACCTGAATGTCTTCACCCGCCGACCCTATGCGGAGACGGAGCAGCTCATCCACACGCTCGCCGTCACCATGCCGTTCAATTACATGTAG